Proteins from a genomic interval of Prevotella sp. E13-27:
- a CDS encoding ATP-binding cassette domain-containing protein, protein MNEAIIVKNVSKSYGKEATTPLALWRGAGGEAPIQALDDVSFSVGQGEVFGLIGPDGAGKTSMFRILCSLLLPDAGTAAVDGHDVVKQMREVRSRVGYMPGKFSLYQDLTIEENLNFFATLFGTTVDEGYDSIKAIYSQIERFKDRKAGALSGGMKQKLALSCALVHQPSVLFLDEPTTGVDPVSRKELWEMLLMLKESGITIVASTPYLDEVRCCERVAFLDQGKVRGIGTPDDILTQFASIFNPSGIEHEKIAEVKEDNVIEVEHLVKAFGDFHAVDDISFSVKRGEIFGFLGANGAGKTTAMHMLTGLNQPTSGTGRVVGFDIRTEYEQIKKHIGYMSQRFSLYEDLTVAENIRLFAGIYGMKPDEVKRKMNEVLRQLKFEDHRDDLVGSLPLGWKQKLAFSVSIFHDPGVVFLDEPTGGVDPATRRQFWELIYDAAHRGITVFVTTHYMDEAEYCDRISIMVDGKISALGTPDELKQRFHQPDMDHVFTYLARQASRSDS, encoded by the coding sequence ATGAATGAAGCAATCATTGTTAAAAACGTCAGCAAAAGCTACGGTAAAGAAGCAACAACTCCCCTCGCCCTTTGGAGAGGGGCTGGGGGTGAGGCTCCTATTCAGGCACTCGACGATGTGTCGTTTTCTGTCGGCCAGGGTGAGGTCTTCGGACTGATAGGCCCCGATGGAGCCGGCAAGACATCGATGTTTCGCATCCTCTGTTCACTATTACTGCCTGATGCTGGTACGGCGGCGGTAGATGGCCACGATGTGGTGAAGCAGATGCGTGAGGTGCGTAGCAGGGTGGGGTATATGCCAGGCAAGTTCTCGCTCTATCAGGATCTCACTATCGAGGAGAACTTGAACTTCTTTGCCACGCTTTTCGGAACGACTGTTGATGAAGGCTACGACTCCATCAAAGCCATATACTCGCAGATAGAACGCTTCAAAGACCGTAAGGCAGGGGCTCTCTCGGGAGGTATGAAGCAGAAGCTGGCGCTCTCGTGTGCATTGGTACACCAACCCAGTGTGCTCTTCCTCGACGAGCCCACCACGGGTGTTGACCCCGTGAGCCGTAAGGAGCTGTGGGAGATGCTGCTGATGCTGAAGGAAAGTGGTATCACCATTGTGGCTTCAACGCCTTATCTCGACGAGGTGCGTTGTTGCGAGCGCGTCGCTTTTCTGGACCAAGGGAAGGTGCGCGGTATTGGCACTCCCGATGATATCCTCACCCAGTTTGCCAGTATCTTCAATCCGTCAGGCATTGAACACGAGAAGATTGCAGAAGTGAAAGAAGATAACGTCATCGAAGTAGAACATCTGGTTAAAGCCTTTGGCGATTTCCATGCCGTCGACGATATTTCATTCAGCGTTAAGAGGGGCGAGATATTCGGATTCCTGGGTGCCAACGGTGCCGGCAAGACGACGGCTATGCACATGCTGACAGGCCTGAACCAGCCCACCAGCGGAACGGGTAGGGTGGTAGGCTTTGACATCCGCACGGAATATGAGCAGATAAAGAAGCATATCGGTTATATGTCGCAGCGGTTCTCGCTCTACGAAGACTTGACTGTTGCCGAGAATATTCGTCTCTTTGCTGGTATCTACGGCATGAAACCCGACGAGGTGAAGCGTAAGATGAACGAGGTGCTGCGGCAGTTGAAGTTTGAAGACCATCGCGATGACTTGGTGGGTTCGTTGCCCTTAGGTTGGAAGCAGAAGCTGGCCTTCTCAGTCTCTATCTTCCATGACCCAGGTGTGGTGTTCCTCGACGAACCCACAGGTGGTGTCGATCCCGCTACGCGCCGCCAGTTCTGGGAGCTCATCTACGACGCAGCCCATCGTGGCATCACGGTCTTTGTGACCACCCATTATATGGACGAGGCGGAGTATTGTGACCGCATCTCAATCATGGTGGACGGCAAGATCAGTGCACTGGGTACACCAGACGAACTGAAACAACGTTTCCACCAACCCGATATGGATCACGTGTTTACCTATCTGGCCCGCCAGGCTAGCCGTAGTGATAGTTGA
- a CDS encoding HlyD family secretion protein: MKKIYVLAGVALMMTACGNNEKEYDATGTFEATETTVFAEQSGALLSFDVNEGDKMEAAREVGLIDTTQTWLKIQQMDATKAVYQSQKPDMERQIAATRQQLAKARQDEQRYRELVADGAAPSKMLDDATSQVKVLQKQLDAQISSLNTSTQALDKQTAAADVQKAQLQDMLRKCHIMTPTKGTVLEKYVERGEFVSVGKPLFKIADTESMHLRAYVTSAQLQNIKIGQQVKVFADYGDGQRKEYAGTISWISSRSEFTPKTILTDDERADLVYAVKVAIRNDGFVKIGMYGELKGLTPDPSPKGEGSK, translated from the coding sequence ATGAAAAAGATATATGTATTGGCAGGTGTGGCGCTGATGATGACAGCCTGCGGAAACAACGAGAAAGAATACGATGCAACGGGCACGTTCGAGGCTACCGAGACGACCGTGTTTGCCGAACAGAGTGGGGCATTGCTGTCGTTTGACGTGAACGAGGGCGACAAGATGGAGGCAGCCCGAGAGGTGGGACTTATTGACACCACGCAGACGTGGCTGAAGATTCAGCAGATGGACGCTACCAAAGCGGTGTATCAGAGTCAGAAACCCGATATGGAACGCCAGATAGCTGCCACACGCCAGCAGTTGGCTAAGGCCCGGCAGGACGAGCAGCGCTACCGTGAGTTAGTGGCTGACGGGGCAGCGCCCTCGAAGATGCTCGACGATGCCACGAGTCAGGTGAAGGTGCTGCAGAAGCAACTGGATGCGCAGATATCATCGCTGAACACCAGCACGCAAGCCCTCGACAAGCAGACGGCTGCTGCCGATGTGCAGAAGGCACAGTTGCAGGATATGTTACGAAAGTGTCACATCATGACTCCCACAAAGGGTACTGTGCTCGAGAAATATGTGGAGCGAGGTGAGTTTGTGAGTGTGGGTAAACCGCTGTTTAAGATAGCCGATACCGAGTCAATGCACCTGCGTGCCTACGTCACTTCTGCCCAGTTGCAGAACATCAAGATTGGTCAACAGGTAAAGGTGTTTGCCGACTACGGTGATGGTCAACGCAAAGAGTATGCAGGCACCATCAGTTGGATATCGTCTCGTTCGGAGTTTACACCCAAGACTATCCTCACTGACGATGAACGTGCCGATCTAGTGTATGCCGTCAAGGTAGCTATCCGTAACGACGGATTCGTGAAGATTGGTATGTACGGCGAGTTGAAGGGCCTCACCCCCGACCCCTCTCCAAAGGGCGAGGGGAGTAAATAG
- a CDS encoding TolC family protein, whose translation MKKLFLALTMLPMLVQGQTLEGCQQAAEKNYPLIQQYGLIEKTTQLTVANIQKGWLPQVSASAQATYQSEVTAWPDEMKTMMGGMGIDMKGLTKDQYRVGIDVQQTIYDGGVIGSQKRIAREQGKVQAAQNEVNIYNVHKRVNEMYFGLLLIDEQIKLNTDLQTLLAGNERKLESMTKRGTAAESDLQSVKAERLNAVQKGTELASQKQMLQRMLSTFCGIEINNIQKPQVKAEGGGLTAENHRPELKVLDAQISVLNAQEKALNAALMPKVGVFAQGFYGYPGLNMFEDMMRHKWSLNGIIGARVTWNIGALYTRKNDKAKLRLQRHMTENSREVFLFNNNLEQIQQNENIERYQKLMAHDGEIISLRQAVRKAAESKLAHGIIDVNDLVREINQENAACVQQSVHEIEMLKEIYDNKYTTNN comes from the coding sequence ATGAAGAAATTGTTTTTAGCTTTGACGATGTTGCCCATGCTGGTACAGGGGCAGACGCTGGAAGGGTGTCAGCAGGCAGCAGAGAAGAATTATCCGCTGATACAGCAGTATGGACTCATCGAGAAGACCACACAGCTGACTGTTGCCAATATCCAGAAGGGTTGGCTGCCGCAGGTGTCGGCATCCGCACAAGCCACGTATCAGAGTGAGGTGACGGCTTGGCCTGACGAGATGAAGACGATGATGGGCGGTATGGGCATTGACATGAAGGGACTGACGAAGGATCAGTACCGAGTGGGTATCGATGTGCAGCAGACTATCTACGACGGTGGTGTCATAGGCAGTCAGAAGCGTATAGCCCGTGAACAGGGTAAGGTGCAGGCGGCACAGAATGAAGTCAATATTTATAATGTTCACAAGCGTGTGAATGAGATGTATTTCGGGCTGTTGCTGATTGACGAACAAATCAAATTGAACACTGACCTGCAGACATTGTTGGCAGGCAACGAACGCAAACTGGAGTCGATGACCAAGCGCGGAACAGCAGCCGAGAGCGACCTGCAGAGTGTGAAGGCAGAGCGACTGAATGCGGTGCAGAAGGGCACTGAGCTGGCATCACAGAAACAGATGCTGCAACGCATGCTGAGTACATTCTGCGGCATAGAGATAAATAACATACAAAAACCGCAAGTGAAGGCAGAAGGCGGAGGGCTGACAGCTGAAAACCATCGTCCGGAGCTGAAGGTGCTGGATGCACAGATCAGTGTGCTGAATGCTCAGGAGAAGGCACTCAACGCAGCACTGATGCCGAAGGTGGGTGTGTTTGCACAGGGCTTCTATGGTTATCCAGGGTTGAATATGTTTGAGGACATGATGCGCCACAAATGGAGTCTGAATGGCATTATTGGTGCCCGCGTTACATGGAACATCGGTGCCCTCTATACCCGCAAGAACGATAAGGCAAAACTGCGGTTGCAGCGTCATATGACGGAGAACAGCCGAGAGGTGTTCCTCTTCAATAACAATCTGGAACAGATTCAACAGAACGAGAATATAGAGCGCTACCAGAAACTGATGGCCCATGACGGGGAGATTATCTCGCTGCGACAGGCTGTGAGAAAGGCGGCAGAATCGAAGCTGGCACATGGCATCATCGACGTGAACGATCTGGTGCGCGAGATTAATCAGGAGAATGCGGCTTGCGTGCAACAGTCGGTACACGAGATTGAGATGCTGAAAGAGATATACGACAACAAATACACGACAAATAATTAA
- a CDS encoding helix-turn-helix domain-containing protein, protein MNRQPQLMDATRMRDILTPHLSQMREHIFMNSELAMVRGDSTVFSLLMRQKPPFTINDHRLGIIMNGEAEITINLQDRHLTSGTLVYIGPGTIIHPKRLSADLRIFGMGLFSNFPMPFAQGQMPSAFNGQVRDFQLLVSEENIATARHILDTIWQMVHASDDYHRPTVTALVAAQMHHYDQLFHRQTDQLASSRSREQTIFDRFLQLVTQHCAEQHQIGYYADRMCLTERYLTTVIRQTSGTTAKDWIDCALITRIKIELRHTDKSSAQIAEEMHFANPSFFSKYFRRLTGMTPGEYKNYS, encoded by the coding sequence ATGAACAGACAACCGCAACTGATGGATGCCACACGAATGCGCGACATCCTGACACCACACCTCTCGCAAATGCGCGAGCATATATTCATGAATAGCGAACTGGCAATGGTTCGCGGCGACAGCACCGTGTTTAGTCTGCTGATGCGCCAAAAGCCACCTTTTACCATCAATGATCACCGTTTGGGCATCATCATGAACGGCGAGGCTGAAATTACCATCAACCTGCAAGACCGCCACCTTACGAGCGGCACACTCGTCTATATCGGTCCTGGTACCATCATCCATCCCAAGCGTCTGTCGGCCGACCTTCGCATCTTCGGCATGGGACTATTTTCCAACTTCCCCATGCCCTTTGCGCAGGGACAGATGCCATCGGCTTTCAACGGGCAGGTGCGCGACTTCCAGTTACTCGTCAGCGAAGAGAATATCGCTACTGCCAGACATATTCTGGACACCATCTGGCAAATGGTTCATGCCTCCGACGACTATCATCGTCCCACCGTCACAGCCCTCGTAGCAGCCCAGATGCACCACTACGACCAGCTGTTCCATCGGCAGACTGACCAGCTGGCCAGCAGTCGTTCACGCGAACAGACTATCTTCGACCGTTTCCTTCAACTGGTCACCCAGCATTGTGCCGAACAACACCAGATAGGCTACTATGCTGACCGTATGTGCCTCACCGAGCGCTACCTGACCACCGTCATCCGCCAAACCAGTGGCACCACCGCCAAAGACTGGATAGACTGTGCCCTCATCACTCGCATCAAAATAGAACTGCGCCACACGGACAAATCTTCGGCACAGATAGCTGAGGAGATGCACTTTGCCAACCCCTCGTTCTTCTCCAAGTATTTCCGCCGCCTCACGGGGATGACACCTGGAGAGTATAAAAACTACAGTTGA
- a CDS encoding helix-turn-helix transcriptional regulator, whose translation MKNILKVETPNDYARFVDAPVLHPLVSIIHYDELAPFRHSLNNYGVYGLFIQRQFPNTLSYGMKTLQVSDASIIAVEPGQIGGLEDNGERISLCGWVLLWSPELLHGSELERQIDRYQFFSYFFDGSLRMEPDEWLCITQLVTQMRQELQTHADSPSLRNVLLGYLHLILEYCNRIYQRQLFEEDKGEADLLKRFHNLLQTYFRENRQLSQGLPTVSWCASELAYSPRYFGDIVHKATGGTAIGYIHNYVINQAKSLLMQGHNISETSRLLGFDFPHHFTRLFKRITGLTPSEFLGKNQL comes from the coding sequence ATGAAGAATATTCTGAAGGTTGAAACTCCTAACGACTATGCTCGTTTTGTGGATGCACCAGTGTTGCACCCATTGGTCAGCATCATTCATTATGACGAGCTGGCGCCCTTCCGTCATAGCCTGAACAACTATGGCGTGTATGGACTGTTTATCCAGCGACAGTTTCCCAATACGCTCTCTTACGGTATGAAGACGCTGCAGGTAAGCGATGCCTCCATCATAGCTGTAGAACCAGGACAGATCGGTGGACTGGAGGACAACGGCGAACGTATCTCGTTATGTGGTTGGGTATTGCTGTGGTCGCCTGAACTGTTGCACGGCAGCGAGCTGGAACGCCAGATAGACCGCTATCAGTTCTTCTCGTATTTCTTTGATGGTTCGCTGCGCATGGAGCCCGACGAATGGCTCTGTATCACGCAACTGGTGACCCAGATGCGACAAGAGTTGCAGACACACGCGGACTCCCCGTCTTTGAGAAATGTGCTGCTTGGCTATCTGCACCTGATACTGGAATACTGTAATCGTATCTATCAGCGCCAGCTTTTCGAAGAGGACAAGGGAGAGGCTGACCTGCTGAAGCGCTTTCACAACTTGCTTCAAACCTATTTCCGCGAGAATCGCCAATTGTCGCAAGGCTTGCCCACCGTCTCGTGGTGCGCCTCAGAACTGGCCTATTCGCCTCGTTATTTTGGCGATATTGTCCACAAGGCAACTGGTGGCACAGCTATTGGCTACATCCACAACTACGTTATCAATCAGGCGAAAAGTCTGTTGATGCAGGGTCACAACATCAGCGAGACCTCTCGCCTGCTCGGATTCGATTTCCCCCACCATTTCACTCGTCTCTTCAAGCGCATCACGGGACTTACTCCCAGCGAGTTCTTAGGGAAAAATCAACTGTAG
- a CDS encoding iron-containing alcohol dehydrogenase, whose amino-acid sequence MLGNFTFHNPTKLHFGEDSLSKLSEELKNYGKKVMLCYGGGSIKRNGIYDQVMAELKKAGCEVVEIAGVMPNPTIEKVLEGAHTARKENVDFILGVGGGSTIDYCKAVAGSAWYDGDPWEYYFKNWQPMTCRWIPVGCVLTMAGTGSEMDSCSVISSHSENRKLFYNFRNPDFSILNPRFTFTVPKYQMVAGIYDIMSHILEQYLSGTDDNTSDYIAEGLMRSLIVSSRKANVNPEDYEARSNIMWTATWALNTLIDRAKATDWMVHMLGQAVAAYTDATHGHTLAAVSGAYYRLLISKSEDAVAKFKRLAINVWGVSAEVKTDEQVAMEGLETMEQWMRELGLAMNITDCGAKPELIEGMADACPICQGGYYILNRDEVVQVLKESL is encoded by the coding sequence ATGTTAGGCAATTTCACATTCCACAATCCCACGAAGCTGCACTTCGGTGAGGATTCTTTAAGCAAACTGAGTGAAGAACTGAAAAACTATGGCAAGAAGGTGATGCTCTGCTATGGTGGCGGAAGCATTAAGCGCAACGGCATCTACGATCAGGTGATGGCTGAGCTGAAGAAGGCTGGCTGCGAGGTGGTAGAGATTGCTGGTGTGATGCCCAACCCTACTATTGAAAAAGTGCTGGAAGGTGCCCATACAGCTCGTAAGGAGAATGTTGATTTCATCCTTGGCGTGGGTGGTGGCTCTACCATTGACTACTGCAAGGCCGTAGCAGGAAGTGCCTGGTACGATGGTGATCCTTGGGAGTACTACTTCAAGAACTGGCAGCCGATGACCTGCCGCTGGATTCCCGTAGGCTGTGTACTCACAATGGCCGGCACAGGCTCTGAGATGGATAGCTGTTCGGTCATCTCCAGCCACTCGGAGAATCGCAAGTTGTTCTATAACTTCCGCAACCCAGATTTCTCCATTCTCAACCCTCGCTTCACCTTCACCGTTCCCAAGTATCAGATGGTGGCTGGTATCTACGACATCATGAGTCATATTCTGGAGCAGTATCTCTCGGGCACAGACGACAACACCAGCGACTATATCGCCGAAGGACTGATGCGTTCACTTATCGTCAGCAGCCGCAAGGCTAACGTGAATCCTGAGGACTACGAGGCTCGCTCGAACATCATGTGGACTGCCACTTGGGCACTCAACACGCTCATCGACCGTGCTAAGGCTACCGACTGGATGGTGCACATGCTTGGTCAGGCTGTGGCCGCCTATACCGACGCTACGCACGGACATACACTCGCTGCCGTCAGCGGAGCCTACTACCGTCTGCTCATCAGCAAGTCCGAGGATGCAGTCGCCAAGTTCAAGCGCCTGGCTATAAATGTCTGGGGCGTTTCTGCCGAGGTTAAGACCGACGAGCAGGTTGCGATGGAAGGTCTTGAGACAATGGAGCAATGGATGCGCGAACTGGGACTGGCAATGAACATCACCGACTGTGGTGCCAAGCCAGAGCTGATTGAGGGAATGGCTGATGCCTGCCCCATCTGTCAAGGTGGCTACTACATTCTGAATCGCGACGAAGTAGTACAAGTACTTAAGGAAAGTCTGTAA
- a CDS encoding amidohydrolase family protein, producing MITANSFAQGVIDVHSHIITPEFVSALETEGRVMDEGFPLPKYNVENHLRWMDEAGVETSVLTLAAPQPSSAKVVRQTNETAARIKKEHLGRFMFCAALPLPDVSKAIEEAKYALDVLKADGIKLATNVDGQYLGAPELDTLFSVLNERKAIVILHPHRPEPVNRQVMQQTPLAMQEYLSETTRAVSNMISRNVLARYNNIKVVVPHCGAYLPLAIPRMKSLTPVMQANKMVGEIDYEVNLRTLYYDLAGAHSPEFIRMLLTITTPDHLLYGSDYPYVAPQVLTQSLARMKDYLSKESDLAPFKEMILWKNAKWLLEQTGEKPSAAIATANMIVRIAEIEVYPQYLEEYLTFANEVDRLSIEREPGVICLYPMQSAEDSCQIRILEIYASEETYQQHLKTDHFQKYKQGTLHMVKDLKLPTMKPLDPETMKLIFKKQR from the coding sequence ATGATAACAGCAAACAGTTTCGCTCAGGGCGTGATTGATGTGCACAGCCACATCATCACTCCTGAGTTTGTGTCGGCTCTTGAAACAGAGGGACGTGTGATGGACGAGGGATTCCCCTTGCCGAAGTACAATGTGGAGAATCATCTCAGATGGATGGACGAGGCTGGTGTGGAGACATCGGTGTTGACGTTGGCTGCACCACAACCTTCATCAGCAAAAGTGGTGAGGCAAACCAACGAGACAGCCGCTCGCATCAAGAAGGAACACCTAGGCAGATTCATGTTCTGTGCTGCCCTACCCCTGCCCGATGTCTCGAAAGCCATCGAAGAAGCGAAGTATGCGCTCGACGTACTGAAGGCTGATGGCATTAAGTTGGCAACAAATGTCGATGGACAGTATCTTGGTGCACCCGAACTCGACACGCTTTTCTCTGTGCTGAATGAGCGCAAGGCTATTGTCATCCTGCATCCCCATCGCCCTGAACCTGTCAATCGTCAGGTAATGCAGCAGACACCGCTCGCTATGCAGGAATATCTCTCAGAGACCACCCGCGCCGTGTCGAACATGATTTCACGCAATGTACTGGCTCGCTACAATAACATCAAGGTGGTGGTTCCCCATTGCGGCGCCTATCTGCCGCTGGCTATTCCCCGCATGAAATCGCTGACACCTGTGATGCAGGCCAACAAGATGGTGGGCGAGATTGACTATGAAGTCAACCTCCGCACCCTCTATTACGACCTTGCCGGGGCACACTCTCCAGAGTTCATCCGCATGCTGCTCACCATCACCACACCTGACCATCTGCTTTATGGTTCCGACTATCCCTACGTGGCCCCACAGGTGCTCACGCAGAGTCTGGCGAGGATGAAGGACTATCTCTCGAAAGAGTCCGACCTTGCACCGTTCAAGGAGATGATTCTATGGAAGAATGCGAAATGGCTGTTAGAACAGACAGGAGAAAAGCCATCAGCAGCCATCGCCACAGCAAACATGATTGTCCGCATTGCTGAGATTGAGGTCTATCCGCAGTATCTGGAGGAATACTTAACCTTTGCCAACGAGGTGGATCGCCTGAGTATAGAGCGTGAGCCTGGTGTCATCTGCCTGTATCCCATGCAGAGTGCCGAAGACTCATGCCAGATTCGCATCCTTGAAATCTATGCCTCTGAGGAAACCTATCAGCAGCATCTCAAGACCGACCACTTTCAGAAGTACAAGCAGGGTACACTCCACATGGTGAAAGACCTGAAACTGCCTACCATGAAGCCGCTCGACCCAGAGACGATGAAACTGATATTCAAAAAACAAAGATAA
- a CDS encoding cyclophilin-like fold protein — protein MKKILSFLAAMLFCCCSADNEVKAEEPTNTGKTLVVYYSYTGNCREIVNTLTSQIEADVLEIQPAEKGLKYEANNYALGTQLLNAIKANPNDASSYPAIDPVTTLLSGYQNIIIVTPLWWSQMAAIMQTYLFQSASQMVGKHVGMIVSSHSSGISGVVSDAKRLLPNVTWMGDALWINASNHSNRATLIENWLKTLTFAEENMDKMYITIGGQTQSVTLVDNDATRELVAALQSAPITVTLNDNNFEIWGSLGKSLTTKNEQMTALPGDIVLYNGSNICIFYESNSWSYTRLGHIDGLSENELRTFLKAGESNISVTLSLTSGTTAIKSVNGNRMEDRAYYSLNGVKVDNPSKGLYIKNGKKVIL, from the coding sequence ATGAAAAAGATTTTATCATTCTTAGCAGCAATGTTGTTCTGCTGCTGTTCCGCAGATAACGAAGTGAAGGCTGAAGAGCCCACAAATACCGGCAAGACGCTGGTGGTATATTACAGCTATACAGGCAACTGCCGCGAGATAGTGAACACGTTGACCAGTCAGATTGAGGCTGATGTCCTCGAAATTCAGCCTGCTGAGAAGGGACTGAAGTACGAGGCGAACAATTATGCCTTGGGTACACAGTTGCTGAATGCCATCAAGGCCAATCCTAACGATGCCAGCAGTTACCCTGCTATTGACCCTGTAACTACATTGCTCAGCGGCTACCAGAACATCATCATAGTCACCCCGCTTTGGTGGAGTCAGATGGCTGCCATCATGCAGACATACCTCTTTCAGAGTGCTTCTCAGATGGTAGGAAAGCATGTCGGAATGATTGTGTCGAGCCATTCGAGCGGCATCAGTGGTGTAGTAAGTGACGCCAAGCGACTATTGCCTAATGTCACATGGATGGGAGATGCATTGTGGATTAACGCCAGCAACCACAGCAATCGTGCCACACTGATAGAAAACTGGCTCAAGACACTGACTTTTGCAGAAGAGAATATGGATAAAATGTATATCACTATCGGTGGACAGACGCAAAGCGTGACACTGGTCGATAATGACGCAACGCGCGAGTTGGTTGCTGCACTACAGAGCGCACCCATAACGGTAACTCTCAACGACAACAATTTCGAAATATGGGGTTCTTTAGGCAAATCGCTGACAACGAAAAACGAGCAGATGACAGCCCTACCCGGAGACATCGTTCTTTATAACGGCAGCAACATATGCATCTTCTACGAGTCAAACTCTTGGAGCTATACTCGTTTAGGACATATCGACGGACTGTCAGAAAATGAGCTTCGCACATTCCTCAAAGCAGGCGAAAGCAACATCAGTGTGACACTTTCGCTTACTTCAGGTACGACCGCAATCAAGAGCGTCAATGGTAATCGTATGGAAGATAGAGCATATTACTCTCTGAATGGTGTAAAAGTTGATAATCCATCCAAGGGATTATATATAAAAAATGGTAAAAAAGTAATATTATAA
- a CDS encoding carboxymuconolactone decarboxylase family protein: MVTANAQRLRVGDGTSGMMLTERQQGLAACACLMAQGDLVRLEPAVRMALDKGVTINELKEAFSQLYAYTGFPRSLNALGVLSKVLESKQPNWQEGKPWTRPAEWDDAKKAYELGTKNQTQLSGKPFNYEFCPQDDYYLKSHLFGDIFAGDQLSAADREIVTVAALSGLEGVAPQLAAHKQGAVNMGNSKQLVDELCTWLGNEGYTLDTKWPKGDPNPYGKYFIGQSYLADVGGGVINVTFEPRCRNNWHIHHKQVQVLICVAGRGWYQEWGKAPIPMTPGTVIAIPAEVKHWHGAQKDSWFQHLTYHKDVQEGASNEWCEPVDDATYNALK; the protein is encoded by the coding sequence ATGGTAACAGCAAATGCACAAAGGCTACGGGTAGGCGACGGCACGTCGGGAATGATGCTGACTGAGCGTCAGCAAGGATTGGCAGCATGTGCCTGCCTGATGGCACAGGGGGACTTGGTACGACTGGAACCTGCCGTGCGCATGGCTCTCGACAAGGGTGTAACCATCAACGAACTGAAGGAGGCTTTCTCGCAGCTCTATGCCTATACAGGATTTCCACGAAGCCTGAATGCCCTTGGAGTGCTGAGTAAGGTATTGGAAAGCAAGCAGCCTAACTGGCAGGAGGGCAAGCCTTGGACACGCCCCGCAGAATGGGACGATGCCAAGAAGGCCTACGAACTGGGTACCAAGAACCAGACGCAGCTCTCAGGAAAGCCCTTCAACTACGAGTTCTGCCCGCAGGATGACTACTACCTGAAGTCCCACCTCTTTGGTGACATCTTCGCTGGCGACCAGCTCTCAGCTGCCGACCGCGAGATAGTCACCGTAGCAGCCCTGAGCGGTCTCGAAGGTGTAGCCCCACAACTGGCTGCCCACAAGCAGGGTGCCGTAAATATGGGCAACTCAAAGCAACTGGTAGATGAACTCTGCACATGGCTTGGTAACGAGGGCTACACCCTGGACACCAAATGGCCCAAGGGCGATCCTAATCCTTACGGCAAGTACTTCATAGGCCAGAGCTATCTGGCTGATGTTGGTGGTGGTGTGATAAATGTCACGTTTGAACCTCGCTGCCGTAACAACTGGCACATCCACCACAAGCAGGTGCAGGTGTTGATTTGTGTTGCAGGTCGTGGCTGGTATCAGGAATGGGGAAAGGCTCCTATCCCAATGACTCCCGGCACCGTCATCGCCATCCCTGCCGAGGTGAAGCACTGGCACGGAGCACAGAAAGACTCATGGTTCCAGCACCTTACCTATCATAAGGATGTTCAAGAAGGTGCTTCAAACGAGTGGTGTGAGCCTGTAGATGATGCTACCTATAATGCACTGAAATGA